The bacterium genome includes a window with the following:
- the moaC gene encoding cyclic pyranopterin monophosphate synthase MoaC yields MVDIGGKPETQREAVAEATVVMDEATWALVAAKEIPKGDVLSAARLAGIMAGKRTPDVIPLCHPLLLSQVDLTFQAAPDGDGKTALRILAVARCIGQTGVEMEAMTAAAVAGLTVYDMCKAVDRWMTVRDVRLLAKR; encoded by the coding sequence ATGGTGGACATCGGCGGGAAGCCCGAGACGCAGCGCGAGGCGGTCGCCGAGGCCACGGTCGTCATGGACGAGGCGACGTGGGCGCTCGTGGCCGCCAAGGAGATCCCCAAGGGCGACGTCCTCTCGGCCGCGCGCCTGGCGGGGATCATGGCCGGCAAGCGCACGCCGGACGTCATCCCGCTCTGCCACCCGCTGCTGCTCTCGCAGGTCGACCTGACCTTCCAGGCCGCCCCCGATGGGGACGGCAAGACGGCGCTGCGCATCCTCGCGGTGGCGCGCTGCATCGGCCAGACGGGGGTCGAGATGGAGGCCATGACCGCCGCAGCCGTCGCGGGGCTGACCGTCTACGACATGTGCAAGGCCGTCGACCGCTGGATGACCGTCCGCGACGTGCGCCTGCTCGCGAAGCG
- a CDS encoding molybdenum cofactor biosynthesis protein MoaE, which produces MGGAGAMPGSDGRARVQRGPIDVAAELARVTGGTRRVGGVVVFVGLVRDFSQGHAVTKILFEHFAGMAETKLAELRAAAIERFGLIDLVVVHRFGELEPGEQIVLIAAAAEHRAAAFDGCSWCIDELKKSVPIWKKEHAPDGAVWLEAHP; this is translated from the coding sequence ATGGGGGGCGCGGGGGCGATGCCGGGGAGCGACGGGCGGGCGCGGGTCCAGCGCGGGCCGATCGACGTCGCCGCGGAGCTCGCGCGCGTCACCGGCGGCACCCGGCGCGTCGGCGGGGTCGTGGTCTTCGTCGGGCTCGTGCGCGACTTCTCGCAGGGGCACGCGGTGACGAAGATCCTCTTCGAGCACTTCGCGGGGATGGCGGAGACGAAGCTCGCCGAGCTGCGCGCGGCCGCGATCGAGCGCTTCGGCCTGATCGACCTCGTCGTCGTCCACCGCTTCGGCGAGCTGGAGCCGGGGGAGCAGATCGTGCTCATCGCGGCGGCGGCGGAGCACCGCGCGGCCGCCTTCGACGGTTGCTCGTGGTGCATCGACGAGCTGAAGAAGTCGGTGCCGATCTGGAAGAAGGAGCACGCCCCGGACGGGGCCGTCTGGCTGGAGGCGCACCCATGA